The Argopecten irradians isolate NY unplaced genomic scaffold, Ai_NY scaffold_0750, whole genome shotgun sequence genome has a window encoding:
- the LOC138313569 gene encoding apolipoprotein(a)-like yields MAAASSFARKGGNCQSVPVPSGYTLDYPYDILYYVVGNCQSVPVPYGYTLDYPYYMLYHGVGNCNCQSVAVPYGYTLDYPYYMLYHGVGNCQSVPVPSGYTLDFPYYILYHVVGNCQSVPVPSGYTLDYPYYGSKARGRYLCDTITNQQPFDSCPIVNCNNQHLNISTPVSCSVKDLFNTSQAEYEGGVTCTVNGVTCQRWDSDYPHVPDYFRGRSDLGNRCQYESEHRPWCYTTDPELVWDYCPVEDLDCGSPPSMTGINTEWPFRGSYGLAWYQCATFTTDDPLTSCPVARCDGDLTWTPVNVSCSVKDCYNGTALTYEGRVSCTQTGFPCQRWDSDYPHSHEILAGRSDLENWCQIEDASRPWCFTTDPEVQWEYLKDVFNSSQNEYEGGVTCTVNGATCQRWDSDEPHIPNYFRGRSDLGNRCQLKSEHRPWCYTTDPAVRWDFCPVEDLDCGDPPTMEGISINTVWPYRGSYGLAWYQCASLTTVDPTIHCPVARCDGDLRWTPVNVSCSVKDCYNGTALTYEGRVSCTQTGFLCQRWDTDYPHSHWEFAGRSDLENWCQIGDKNRPWCYTTSPDVAWEYCTVPECP; encoded by the exons GTAACTGTCAGTCTGTACCCGTACCGTCAGGCTACACCTTAGATTATCCATACGACATATTGTATTATGTTGTAG GTAACTGCCAGTCTGTACCCGTACCGTATGGCTACACCTTAGATTATCCTTACTACATGTTGTATCATGGTGTAGGTAACT GTAACTGTCAGTCTGTAGCCGTACCGTATGGCTACACCTTAGATTATCCTTACTACATGTTGTATCATGGTGTAGGTAACTGTCAGTCTGTACCCGTACCATCAGGCTACACCTTAGATTTCCCTTACTACATATTGTATCATGTTGTAG GTAACTGTCAGTCTGTACCCGTACCATCAGGCTACACCTTAGATTATCCTTACTACGGCAGCAAAGCGAGAGGAAGATATCTTTGTGATACTATCACAAACCAACAACCGTTCGACAGCTGTCCAATCGTCAACTGTAATAATCAACACTTAAATATTTCTACACCGGTGTCTTGTTCAG TTAAAGACTTGTTCAATACTAGTCAGGCTGAATATGAAGGCGGTGTAACCTGTACCGTCAATGGCGTCACCTGTCAGAGATGGGACTCGGACTACCCACACGTTCCTGATTACTTCCGTGGGAGGAGCGACCTTGGAAACAGGTGTCAGTATGAAAGCGAACATCGTCCCTGGTGTTACACCACGGACCCTGAACTAGTGTGGGACTATTGTCCGGTGGAGGACCTGGATTGTGGAAGTCCGCCCTCCATGACAGGCATCAACACCGAATGGCCATTTCGAGGTTCCTACGGACTAGCATGGTACCAGTGTGCGACCTTTACAACAGATGATCCCCTTACCAGTTGTCCAGTGGCGCGTTGCGATGGTGACCTCACGTGGACACCAGTGAACGTCTCATGTTCGG TAAAAGACTGCTACAATGGCACCGCTCTTACCTATGAGGGAAGAGTCTCCTGTACACAGACGGGCTTCCCCTGTCAGAGATGGGACAGTGACTACCCACACTCACATGAGATACTCGCAGGACGAAGTGATCTTGAGAACTGGTGTCAGATTGAGGACGCTAGCAGACCATGGTGTTTTACAACTGATCCTGAAGTACAATGGGAATATT TGAAAGACGTGTTCAACAGTAGTCAGAATGAGTATGAAGGCGGGGTTACCTGTACAGTTAATGGTGCCACCTGTCAGAGATGGGACTCGGACGAACCACACATTCCTAATTACTTCCGTGGGAGGAGCGACCTTGGAAACAGGTGTCAGCTTAAAAGCGAACATCGCCCCTGGTGTTACACCACTGACCCAGCAGTAAGATGGGACTTTTGTCCGGTGGAGGACCTGGATTGTGGAGATCCGCCCACCATGGAAGGAATCAGCATCAACACCGTGTGGCCATATCGAGGCTCGTACGGGTTGGCATGGTACCAGTGTGCGTCCTTGACAACAGTTGATCCAACTATTCATTGTCCTGTGGCACGTTGTGATGGAGACCTCAGGTGGACACCAGTTAACGTTTCATGTTCAG taaagGACTGCTACAATGGCACCGCTCTGACCTATGAGGGAAGAGTCTCCTGTACACAGACGGGCTTCCTCTGTCAGAGATGGGACACTGACTACCCACACTCACATTGGGAATTTGCAGGACGCAGTGACCTTGAGAACTGGTGTCAGATTGGGGACAAGAATAGACCATGGTGTTATACGACAAGTCCAGACGTTGCCTGGGAGTATTGTACAGTACCGGAATGTCCGTAG